A portion of the Corynebacterium occultum genome contains these proteins:
- the rlmN gene encoding 23S rRNA (adenine(2503)-C(2))-methyltransferase RlmN, whose translation MAEPVKLQFAAPKRGMPPKHFADLDPEARITAVTELGLPKFRVDQIARHYYGRFEADPSTMTDLPAAAREKVQEALFPNLMTPVRVVETDDGDTQKTLWKLHDSILLESVLMRYPERATLCISSQAGCGMACPFCATGQGGLDRNLSTAEIVDQVRAAAATMQAEGSRLSNIVFMGMGEPLANYKRVVSAVRQITSPSPQGFGISQRNVTVSTVGLAPAIRKLADEELSVTLAVSLHTPDDELRDTLVPVNNRWSVQEVLDAARYYADKSGRRVSIEYALIRDINDQGWRADMLGEKLHKALGSRVHVNLIPLNPTPGSKWDASPKDRQDEFVRRVIAKGVPCTVRDTKGDEISAACGQLAAEGEPASA comes from the coding sequence ATGGCTGAACCTGTGAAACTGCAATTCGCCGCCCCAAAGCGCGGCATGCCTCCGAAACATTTCGCCGACCTAGACCCCGAAGCCCGTATCACGGCTGTCACTGAGCTTGGCCTCCCCAAGTTCCGGGTGGATCAGATCGCCCGTCACTACTACGGCCGTTTTGAGGCCGATCCCTCCACCATGACCGATCTTCCCGCCGCCGCGCGGGAGAAGGTTCAGGAGGCTCTCTTCCCGAACCTGATGACCCCGGTCCGAGTCGTCGAGACCGATGACGGAGACACCCAGAAGACCCTCTGGAAGCTGCATGACTCGATTCTCCTGGAGTCGGTGCTGATGCGTTACCCGGAACGGGCGACCCTGTGTATCTCCTCCCAGGCGGGCTGCGGCATGGCCTGCCCCTTCTGTGCCACCGGCCAGGGTGGCCTGGACCGTAACCTCTCCACCGCTGAGATCGTGGATCAGGTCCGGGCGGCGGCCGCCACCATGCAGGCTGAGGGATCCCGACTGTCCAATATCGTCTTCATGGGCATGGGCGAACCGCTGGCCAACTACAAGCGTGTGGTGTCTGCGGTCCGGCAGATCACCTCACCCAGCCCGCAGGGTTTCGGCATCTCCCAGCGCAATGTCACCGTCTCCACGGTGGGGCTGGCCCCGGCGATCCGCAAGCTTGCCGATGAGGAACTCTCGGTGACCCTCGCGGTCTCCCTGCACACCCCCGATGATGAGCTGCGCGACACACTCGTCCCAGTGAACAACCGTTGGTCGGTGCAGGAGGTACTTGATGCCGCCCGCTACTACGCCGATAAGTCCGGTCGTCGCGTCTCCATCGAGTACGCCTTGATCCGTGACATCAACGATCAGGGTTGGCGCGCTGACATGTTGGGTGAGAAGCTGCACAAAGCGCTCGGTTCCCGTGTGCACGTCAACCTCATTCCCCTGAACCCGACTCCCGGCTCCAAGTGGGATGCGTCCCCGAAGGATCGCCAGGATGAGTTCGTCCGCCGCGTCATCGCCAAGGGTGTTCCCTGCACCGTGCGTGACACCAAGGGCGATGAGATTTCGGCTGCCTGTGGTCAGCTTGCCGCCGAAGGGGAGCCGGCCTCGGCTTAA
- a CDS encoding lipopolysaccharide assembly protein LapA domain-containing protein — translation MTKHNPVPGDPTREEPTIQQPEFSDPFDSGVETTSLPAVSSLPEQQETPPEEELSTEVETTKKKGGRAGKKIQSPPEKVQGSLAGSTWVALIVGLLLLILLIVFIMQNQQQVQLNLFTWSFQFPAGIGYLITAITGGLIVAMVGGVRMLELRRQVRKAQRQQH, via the coding sequence ATGACTAAGCACAACCCAGTGCCCGGAGACCCCACCCGGGAAGAGCCCACTATCCAGCAACCGGAGTTCTCGGATCCGTTCGACTCCGGGGTGGAAACCACTTCCCTGCCCGCGGTTTCCTCACTCCCGGAGCAGCAGGAAACACCTCCGGAGGAGGAGCTCAGCACAGAGGTGGAAACCACCAAGAAGAAGGGTGGTAGGGCCGGCAAGAAGATCCAGTCTCCGCCGGAGAAGGTGCAGGGCTCCCTGGCCGGCAGCACCTGGGTGGCGTTGATCGTGGGCCTGCTGCTCCTGATCCTGCTGATCGTATTCATCATGCAGAACCAGCAGCAGGTGCAACTGAACCTTTTCACCTGGTCCTTCCAATTCCCCGCCGGTATCGGATATCTGATCACCGCGATCACCGGTGGACTGATCGTCGCCATGGTCGGCGGGGTCCGGATGCTCGAGCTGCGCCGCCAGGTCAGGAAGGCTCAGCGCCAGCAGCACTGA